The genomic window ATTTGgaaattttggattttatttaattaaataaaggAATTCAACAATGAAAAGTGAAAACGGCATTAAACTCTGCtgatgatttattaaatgaaccGTAATGTTTATTTTTGCAATGCACTATGGGCTCGGCGACCTCGATTGATAATTTTTGACTTACCATTATTCTTTGATGACTTGACTAACTTGTGTATTTTATTGCAAGCAGATCTTTTGAGACTTAGATCAACATTTACAGTGTTTCTAGAAAGAGCTTGATATCtcattgtttttactttttactatTGGTTTAAGCTGTATAGTGTGCAGAAACGAACTTGAGAATATTTGGGTTGTAAAGAGAAACTGCTATTATTACTTCGTGACTTTTTTAGATCCATTTgcttacatatttatttttcaaaaggACATAGAATTACAAGTTACAACAACGAAAagcgaaaaagaagaagctaaagaaCATTTGCAACTATATCATTAGCTTCTCTAACTATTACCATTTATGTGGAAGATAACTCATAGATAAACAACACCGTTCTTCTGGATATAAATATTGGATCACCAAACATGAAGTGTTTGGTtgataataaaaacattaaaatgtatATGTTTACACCAAATGAAAAGAATAATTCGTCtgttaaaaagataatatgaaAGACGATTAAGCGAGCCTTTCTTGGgggaaaaatactaaaaagaaatTAGTATGTTTTTGTTGCATGTTTGTTTAGATGAAGAATGTAATGAGTGCacataaatatatgagtttagAGATGATTTTGATTCTCTATACTTTGTTAAAAGATTTTAATGTGAATTGATGAAATTTTAGAGTTTGTTTAGTAAACTTTAGTGTTATTATCTACCATAAAACGTGTTTACAATGTTACTATGGATGTTCTGAGGATATGTATAAATcctattaaatttttaatgtgactTGACGAGAAACTTACTTCaggattattaatttatgaatgGAAATCTTTGAGTCTTGGGTCTTTGTTAAACACctacataattaatttttgaatgtttatggtttttttAACGAAAATTATGGTCTATTGTTTGAGATTAGTTAAAATAGACATAAATAAGCCACAATGTATATATGCCAATATACTCCttacattaaaattattataagtCTTAATtctttatgtataatattaaaataattattttcaatagcaAGGTTTTTTTGCTTCTATCAGTTTTTTGatcaaactttataattttcttaagaacaaaTTCAAGATTGTTAAGACTTATATTTGAAATAACTATCCATAAGAGTTACATACTGTGAAAAAAATCGGAACATCTAACAAACTAAAACTGAGGGTGTATTTATGAATATCTACCAACAATCACCAAATAGGATGTACAGTACGTAAAATCTTTACATCAAAACCAGTTACAAATAATGTTTAGATTTTGATCTTAGATAACCTCCTTCAAATCCCACCTAAATGTGATTAAGTTCAACTATATCTCATTAGGTAGCTAATTAGACGACcaaaatgataatttataattttcttgatAATACATTTGCTATAgttgttagagcatgattaatgaggTTCTTAGATGAgatttttagcggaatataaaaacccgtctcttaacttttaactaaaaaaactaagaaccagctattaaataagatttttaagagCCGATTTTTAACTTTCTAAGAACTCCACCTTAAGAACTACCAACTAATCATCCTCTCAAGAACTACCAACTAATCATGCTCTTAATTACAGAGTAACTTTTGACATTTAGGTAAGGCATTTGCTCAAATTCGAAGCGCAGTTACAATAATAAAGATAGAAAAATAACTTGGAATTTTAAGTTGGGAGGGAAAAGCAGTAGATGTTGATTTACTCCTTTTGTTAAGTACATAATTAAAGaaattaattacaaaagaaaaacaagattcTTGATTCTTACTCTTTTTGTGGTCCAATACTCTTGAAACAAAATATGACGTAGAGTAAAGCCCCAAGGCCCACAAACACAATCATGATTCAAAGAAAAGTGCGACACGAACACTGAGACGATTCTTGGTTCAGATAATgacccaaaaagaaaagaacaaaaggAAATGAGAATATTTCTTATGAACATTCTCTCCACTCCGGCTTTTTAACTTTAAAGAGACAATTCTTGATTCCAGAGCTTTGTTTTTGATTAGGATTCGAACATGGTATTCGTCAGGCTTGCTCAAATTGTTTTATCTGCTTTCTTTAATCTAGTCTGCATAGTGACGCAGCAACGGTATTACCATAAACTAAATTACacgctgtaaaaaaaaaaaaacaaaaaaattacacgATGTAGTCTAACTTTAGTACTTCAATGTTTATTTAACCATTGGGAAAATAATAGCTTAATTCAAGCATCTTTAACAGTACATTGACGCCTACGTCTAGACCGGCGTCGGAGGCGTCGGAACTTAAACGCCAACCCAATACGCTATGTTGATAGTTCCTCCGTttctaaaaatatgatttttttgagttattttttatttcaaaataatagattttctagaatttttagttatttttagtaGTTAATATTGATaagttgtatacttttaaaaaatattagttgaaaatatttgaattaattaaatactattggttgataattattgaaaaatgtatagtaaaataaacaataaatttaattgtaagtatttattatattctataaaaaaaatcggGGAATGGgaagtattttattaatttggtaAAGACATGCCAACCAATTAACTAATAACTTTAAGATGGTTGCACAAACCCACATCAATTAGAGATcagattttcttccttttttgtgTGCACAGAGCAGATTTTCAAAGtgaactatttgtattttattagtaaaacgACAATAGAACCTTATATATAGTCCATGCCCGAAGTCCAAACCATTCTTCTCGCTTCTTCACATTCACCGTTGTTACTGTTTCGTAAGCCCAATTCATAACAAAACAAGAGACGAGCGCAAACCCTTGAACTAATTAAGGCGCATCGCTATATCACCATTTCTTATTCCTTGGCATCAAGTACTATGGAGGGCTATTCTTTAGATCAATGACAATCACACTTATATTGTCATTGCTTTGTCTACCCAAAGCCAACCGCGTAAGTAACGTTGCAGCTAACACACTCCTTGAAGGATTATGTCCTGATGATCCTTGTCCTTCATTGTCATCTTCCGTAGCCGTTTCGTTCAAATCAAGTCCCGAGGGAGCATCTTCACGGAGACAAAATCTAGCTATGTCGCAAGCTAGCTGACTTGAGAGCACGTCCCAGAGGCCATCGCTCGCTAATATTAAGCATTCATCACCAGGTTCCCTTCTCATGGAGGTTACTTCTGGTTCCCATGCTACCATTGGTTTTAGATACGTATCCCCTGCTCACATGGGGGTGTAACACATCGTTAGAAACATTTTTGCTACTTTAGTCTATAGAAtgtgatttttattcttaagaaAATCGACCAATACCAAAACGGCGACgcaaaaattcgaaaaaaactTAACCTGGTTGAAAATGGTAACAAAGACCAAGAACAAGATAAAACCGAAACGAAAAAAACTCTTGTATCAAAAATATACTTCCTCCTCctctgttttgattttaaaCAAGATGTTTTATTTGAAAGCGcatgaattattatttattaaaatgtaataaaattactaataaaAGGTTGATACTGGAGAAAATAAATTGGCCAAAGCAAGGAATAACTCTTTTCTTCATAAAAGTCACAAGCTCGGAACCAACATTGAGGAGGTTGTGGAGTTTCAGTTTTGTAACCTAGACTTTTTATATAATGATCCAGTCATATCATTTCTTTATAGTTAATGCTACCATGCAAAATGGAagaagtaaattttaaatatgaactAACTTCTTTAcactaaaaatagaaaacatcatatataatGAGAGAAACCGATGGcggtttttaaaagtttatacgAAAcagaaaaagtattttatttaaaaaaaaaactagtagtACATCAGAGCGATACGTTACTATTTTCAGAAGAACCCAAACATATTTTGCTTTCattttaaatcatctttttaccTATCGCCCTCGACGTGGCTAAGATTCCTTCAACTCTAGCTCCATCCACTACTAAAACTCGACCACCAGCTGCTTCAATTCTCGCACGCTCGTCTGGTCTATCCGGCTGCATAAAAATCCAACTTCATAACTTCACACAAAGACTCCAACGTTCTCAGAAGAGATAAAACAGAGTACTAGTACTACTCAAGCGTAGaccaaataaaacattaattcgAATAAATAAAACCACCTTATGATCATTACTTAGAGGAATAGCCATTCCATTCCGACACAACACCGCACGTGAGTCACCAGTATTGGCTACAACAACATTCCCATTCGTCAAAACCGCAGCAACCGCAGTAGAACCCGAAATCGCAGCTTCCCTTGGGTCGCAGTGGCAAAGAGACGCAGTGGTCCTACACATGCACGTCCCCATAGCCAGCTCATCCATCCTCTCGAAACTCCTCCTCATCACTCCTCGCCATTTCTCCTCCACGACGTCGTTTCCTCCCCCTTCGAGCTTGCAACCTGGTTGCTCCAGCTCTTCCTTTACTAACGTGTGCATCGTCGTGCTGCACAATGTTGACACCTGTTAAATTACCAAAACGCTTCTggttaataaatattaaatatttgttctTCCAAGCGGTTAGCATCGGAAatttaaaacttgaaaattgtttttttattgccTTTACCTGAGAACCGCCATGACCATCGTAAACAGCGAAGAAATGAACCGGTTTTTGCTGGTTAATCTCCGGTTTACATAAACTCGGTTTAACAGTAACCGTATCTTCCATCTTACGTGATCTCCCCATCACCGAAACTACTCCGTACATAGGTTCATCGTCGGTCTCTTCTCCCCTCCACACTAGagtttcttgtttcttgtgaGAGGAAGTCGGAGACGGAAAGACACATCCGACATCCGCCGGAAGACCGCCCATCTCCGCCTGCGCCGCCGTCGTCGTCCGTGCATGTTTTCTCAGTGGAACAAAGCCTGAGTAGATAGCCGCTTGCCTCCGCATCTCGATTCTCCGCCGACGGCGCTCACGGCATTTAGTTGGCGAAACGTCGTCTCTTCGTCCGGTTGAAACTGTTCTGTAGATTTCGGTCATCGAAGAAGTGCGATCCAGGTTACGTCGATGATCTCAAGATCGTCTCAGTGGACTTGTGAGGAACGCTTTATATAGGGGGGGGACGAGGGAGAGAGGGACACTCAGCTTTGACAGTGAAAGCTTACGAGGAAGAGGAGATACGTGTCAGCTTGTAGATGCATTCGCGTGTTAGATTCTAGGCTCAGGCGTTAATTTTGTTGTCCGCGTGGATACGCCTTCGGTTTTCCTAAACCCATCCTGTTTTGTAATTCCCCGGTTTGAACAATACTCTCAAAGTATTTTTCTTCATGAAATTTCAATATAAAagttaaagaaaattttgaaaattctattttataataaggATTATGAATGTTTATCGTTTTAATCAAATactagagcttgatccgcgCACCTGCGCAtttttgtttatcaaaaaaagtatttatcctatataaatttgtaatatacatttttaaaatttatatatattaaataattatttaatatatttctaaacacaatcattttataatttataatgaataattttaatttattttttatccgTCAACTGTAcaaccatatttttaaaatttaacccGTGTATTCGagcaaatgtattttttatggatcaaaattttgatgtaaaataaaatggttatctatttttatatttgatttttacgattaaataattcaatatattatttacaattttttggtttatattatgtatttttataacacttttatgttttttagacatagttaatataccaaaataaaaaataaccacCCCGTAATAATAAAATCTTGTTACATTTTTGACATTgattaagtataatttattttttagctagattatagaaaatattttttttaataagtaaccataatttgttatactttattttaggaaaatgcattaattaaactataaaagaCAAGAATACTAAAAGGTAGGTAAATTTATTACTTAAGTGGCAtatgattgtaaataatttaaaaaaattaaggattaatttatctattttaataatatagatataaaaatagttcaccaacaaaaaataaactaatatttcaAACATATGTTATTTATCATAATTCATGGTTGCAGTGACATTACTGTAAATGATATGTTAGATGACAATAAGgccattttaaataatttaataacttTGACGAAACATTGAATATGagctttttataaatattttcttaacttttctttattacattttttaaactGGACCAATAGAATTTTTCATcgaaaaattagaaataatgaAACGCtcagattttttggatttttttttgttatatatgaattagttttaattaattatgagctttttattataattttactaaatgtTTAGTTCTTTAACAATTTAAATGAActtttataattagtaaaacaacactaaaaatggTGTGTCCATGGATCTAGGACAACCGCCCCTGCACCAGAGTCGAGAGCCGAGACGGAAGACAATAAATGTCTTGTATACTTTGAGCGacttcaatccaaaaaaaaaaagagaatttaaGTACTCCCatgtttttcatatatatagataaagtTATATATCCACTGAATCATTTGATGGATACAAAATTACTTTTAGATATCATAAGATTATCCAAGTAGAGTAAATTTTGTAACGAGGTGATCGTCGAAAAAGAGATCTGGTTAGTTTCGGGAGAGGAAAAAAGTTCTAACGAGGCATCACCCTTCTCGTAACTAACCATAATCACTGTAAAGACAGATAAAACttgctatatttttttgaatttatatgtatatacatacataGAATCGGTTACTAATCTGCGACAAGGACAAGTCTAGATATATTAGAAATTTTCGCAATTCtaatatatactatgttttagtttccttttcaaattgaagtgtaaatatttttaacgccCAATTTGAAAAGAATACAACTAAACTGAAATGAGTgcattaatttttgttaaaatgtttatgAGCTGTAGTTAAAATTCAATCGATAATATAATCACAAACAAAGTAACagttgaattttatattttttgttttttttgcagcaaacgGCTATCCTATTATTTAGACTTGAGGTGGTCTGTAActagaccggaatagaacaaccaataaagcAAAGGAGTCTATGAAAAGAACGAACATTCCTAACTAGCGCATCTGAATATGTTTTATAGGTTCATGAAAAACAGGATTTACAAGTAATCTGAAAATCCCaaagcaaacaaaaatatacatttgaTCTCACGCATAGCAACTACAATAGCTCGGTACTTTGTTTCCGTGGATGAGatattgtttgttgttgttttggtcTTTACTAGAGATAAAAGAACCTACCAAAAGACCTACGTGCCATAGGACTTGCAGTCCAGTCAAAATCACGAATACATTGTAAGCTGCAAATCCAACCATAGCTTTACATCACTTTCAGATATTTAACTATCCTCACTGCAGggtatttaaaaagaaaacttaaattttcataacAATAGAAAAGAACGCAgttgaatatttataaaaatagtaaattttaaacactagaaatataatttattacattttttcttccaaaaccattcaaaaaaatttgtatagTCAAATATTTCAGGGTTTATTtgccaaataaccaaaaaaaatggaaaattaaattttggGAAAGAGAGTAAAGAGAGATTGGAAGAGAAAGTAGGAGAGATTGAGGAGTTTTAGTCAGTTAATTagtgtatttatgtttttttgttgtatataaGATGCAATTTTCCAATATTTCAATCATgttattgaaaatttttaaaaatttca from Brassica oleracea var. oleracea cultivar TO1000 unplaced genomic scaffold, BOL UnpScaffold00946, whole genome shotgun sequence includes these protein-coding regions:
- the LOC106320510 gene encoding probable protein phosphatase 2C 75 — translated: MTEIYRTVSTGRRDDVSPTKCRERRRRRIEMRRQAAIYSGFVPLRKHARTTTAAQAEMGGLPADVGCVFPSPTSSHKKQETLVWRGEETDDEPMYGVVSVMGRSRKMEDTVTVKPSLCKPEINQQKPVHFFAVYDGHGGSQVSTLCSTTMHTLVKEELEQPGCKLEGGGNDVVEEKWRGVMRRSFERMDELAMGTCMCRTTASLCHCDPREAAISGSTAVAAVLTNGNVVVANTGDSRAVLCRNGMAIPLSNDHKPDRPDERARIEAAGGRVLVVDGARVEGILATSRAIGDTYLKPMVAWEPEVTSMRREPGDECLILASDGLWDVLSSQLACDIARFCLREDAPSGLDLNETATEDDNEGQGSSGHNPSRSVLAATLLTRLALGRQSNDNISVIVIDLKNSPP